The following are encoded in a window of Naumovozyma castellii chromosome 8, complete genome genomic DNA:
- the NCAS0H00980 gene encoding uncharacterized protein, producing the protein MSDTLIDTLNDPFCHNSFVLLKIYHSVQRNQYTQNQLTNPKMKFNFYLRFLFTFLFVITLIGCQEPIEDSQIQASMEWMENLLNKHNQTIEALAEKGLLSTLGSKELNSNPILLSPKQKVIFSVVNRSTMKLAREIIMGKEGNQVSEEELKLWLPDLEEPTIMMIPKVGKL; encoded by the coding sequence ATGTCTGACACTTTAATTGACACTTTAAATGACCCTTTTTGTCACAATTCTTTCGTTCTCTTGAAAATATACCACTCAGTTCAAAGAAACCAATACACTCAAAACCAATTAACAAACCCCAAGAtgaaatttaatttttactTACGCTTTCTCTTTACATTCCTATTTGTTATAACTTTGATCGGTTGTCAGGAACCGATTGAAGATTCACAAATCCAGGCAAGCATGGAGTGGATGGAGAACCTTTTGAACAAGCACAACCAAACCATTGAGGCTCTTGCTGAGAAGGGATTATTAAGCACATTGGGAAGCAAAGAACTCAATTCGAACCCCATTTTACTTTCCCCAAAACAAAAAGTTATCTTTTCTGTCGTCAATAGAAGTACAATGAAACTAGCAAGGGAAATCATAATGGGAAAGGAGGGAAATCAGGTcagtgaagaagaactaAAATTGTGGTTGCCGGATTTAGAGGAACCTACAATCATGATGATACCCAAGGTGGGAAAACTTTAG
- the NCAS0H00970 gene encoding uncharacterized protein, producing MDARSMKMDEYCPIDNDRELAHLPCHKFPSKFRYFLSESCSSITVIIFLIIDLIFASATVIELLLTHDDSAAGGFGIGLFASSLTTVIISCIFFFQRTETITGTQAKMKFFLEIIQYKPNATSKSWDVIAAHMNTYFYREGHWANENFFYSGKECYNWFMELTTKVEYVPIEQPPRASQEDSSEPIENSKKPTPTSTTSIPIAQPIPHVADANPNANPVVINKWAQNKTPTNIISSKKKSKTKSKHAINGKNSHYDR from the coding sequence ATGGATGCACGTAGCATGAAGATGGATGAGTACTGTCCAATAGACAATGACAGGGAGCTTGCTCATCTCCCTTGTCACAAATTTCCTTCCAAATTTCGTTATTTCCTAAGTGAGAGTTGTTCATCCATAACGGtaataatctttttaaTTATAGATTTAATTTTTGCTTCCGCCACTGTAATTGAATTACTATTGACCCATGATGACAGTGCAGCAGGTGGATTTGGTATCGGATTATTTGCATCCAGTCTCACCACTGTGATAATCTCCtgcatttttttcttccaaaggACTGAAACAATAACTGGCACACAAGCCAAGatgaaattcttcttaGAGATCATTCAATATAAACCGAACGCTACGTCGAAATCATGGGATGTGATAGCAGCACACATGAACACGTACTTCTACAGGGAAGGTCATTGGGCCAACGAGAATTTCTTTTATAGTGGCAAAGAATGTTATAATTGGTTTATGGAATTAACTACTAAGGTGGAGTATGTCCCCATTGAACAACCTCCACGTGCTTCCCAGGAGGATTCAAGTGAGCCCATCGAAAACAGCAAGAAACCTACGCCAACATCGACCACTTCCATTCCTATTGCTCAACCAATCCCACATGTGGCGGACGCAAACCCAAACGCAAACCCAGTGGTGATCAATAAATGGGCCCAAAATAAAACACCTACTAACATCATATCatctaaaaaaaaatcaaagacCAAAAGCAAACATGCCATTAACGGAAAGAATAGTCACTACGATAGATGA
- the GUP2 gene encoding putative O-acyltransferase (ancestral locus Anc_6.190), translating into MSPTFWSQLKYYFSVEALDSRITPELDLRKRQKLKANAKNNGSESNGNGSGNNNNSSNGNGFVVAKSLWNTWEFKFYYVAFAIVVPCMFKTAMDASNETNPNYYRYEGYLSQGWLFGRKVDNSDAQYRFFRDNLFLLTSLMLIHVLIKRIAITKFHVPKLRFDFIFGLIFLFAAHGVNSLRILTHMGILFSIVNIFKRQRSLATALSWGYGIASLFINDKYRTFPFGNILPFLSPLDNAYRGIIPRWDVFFNFTLLRMLSYNMDFLERWNKQLTPVTSNVNSNLDLPSPSRPEFRRSSSVSTLEPIQESGKDQILNERARLTAPHHIQDYSIANYIAYVTYTPLFIAGPIITFNDYVYQTQHTLPSINKNRILIYASRFILTLLAMEFILHFTYVVAVSKTKAWDGDTPFQISMIGLFNLNIIWLKLLIPWRLFRLWALLDEIDTPENMIRLVDNNYSALAFWRGWHRSYNKWVVRYIYIPLGGSHNRILTSLAVFSFVAIWHDIQLKLLLWGWLIVLFLLPEIFATQYFAVYRNKWWYRHLCALGGACNIWMMMIANLFGFCLGSDGTKALLKEMFSTFSGFTFFIVATGCLFIAVQVMFELREEEKRHGINLKC; encoded by the coding sequence ATGAGCCCCACTTTTTGGAGccaattgaaatattatttctcCGTGGAGGCACTAGATTCTCGTATCACGCCTGAATTAGATTTAAGGAAACGTCAAAAATTGAAGGCAAATGCCAAGAATAACGGGAGTGAATCAAATGGGAATGGTTCTggtaacaataataacagcAGTAACGGTAATGGGTTCGTAGTGGCTAAATCCCTCTGGAACACGTGggaatttaaattttattatgtAGCATTCGCTATTGTGGTACCATGTATGTTTAAGACTGCCATGGATGCAAGCAATGAAACAAATCCAAACTATTATAGATACGAAGGATATCTTTCTCAAGGTTGGCtatttggaagaaaagTCGACAATAGTGATGCTCAATACCGTTTCTTTAGGGATAACCTATTCCTTTTAACTTCATTAATGTTAATTCATGTCTTGATCAAAAGAATTGCAATTACCAAATTCCATGTTCCTAAATTGAGATttgatttcatttttggtttaattttcttatttgCTGCACATGGTGTTAATTCATTGAGGATCTTGACTCATATGGGGATTTTATTTTCGATAGTGAATATCTTTAAAAGACAAAGATCATTGGCTACTGCACTATCATGGGGTTATGGTATTGcatcattattcattaatgataaatataGAACTTTTCCCTTTGGTAATATTCTACCCTTTTTGTCTCCATTAGATAATGCTTACAGGGGAATAATTCCAAGGTGGGAtgtctttttcaattttactCTGTTAAGGATGTTAAGTTACAATATGGACTTTTTAGAAAGATGGAATAAACAATTAACACCAGTGACATCAAAtgtaaattcaaatttagaTTTACCCTCACCATCACGTCCTGAATTTAGAAGATCAAGTTCCGTTTCAACTCTGGAACCAATCCAGGAATCAGGTAAAGATCAAATTCTAAATGAAAGAGCAAGATTGACCGCACCACACCATATTCAAGATTACAGTATTGCTAATTATATTGCGTACGTTACATACACTCCATTGTTTATTGCCGGTCCTATTATCACTTTCAATGATTATGTATACCAAACACAACATACGCTGCcatcaattaataaaaataggATATTAATTTATGCATCAAGATTCATTTTAACACTTTTGGCCATGGAATTCATTTTACATTTCACATATGTGGTTGCTGTATCCAAAACTAAAGCTTGGGATGGCGATACACCcttccaaatttcaatgattggattgtttaatttgaatataatatggttaaaattattgattcCATGGAGATTATTTAGATTGTGGGCTTTATTAGATGAAATAGACACCCCAGAAAATATGATTAGACTGGTGGATAATAATTATAGTGCCTTGGCGTTCTGGAGAGGTTGGCATAGAAGTTATAATAAATGGGTTGTTCGTTATATCTATATCCCATTAGGTGGCTCGCATAATAGAATTCTAACCTCTTTGGCTGTCTTCTCATTTGTAGCCATTTGGCACGATATTCAACTAAAGCTTCTTTTATGGGGGTGGTTAATTGTACTATTTTTATTGCCTGAAATCTTTGCAACTCAATATTTTGCTGTTTATAGGAATAAGTGGTGGTACAGACACCTCTGTGCTCTAGGTGGTGCATGCAATatatggatgatgatgatcgCTAACTTGTTTGGATTTTGTTTAGGATCCGATGGGACAAAAGCCTTGCTGAAGGAAATGTTTAGCACTTTCTCTGGGTTTACCTTCTTTATCGTTGCTACTGGGTGTCTCTTTATTGCTGTACAAGTTATGTTTGAattaagagaagaagagaagaggCATGGtattaatttgaaatgttaA
- the COA2 gene encoding Coa2p (ancestral locus Anc_6.192), which yields MRAVARNRLMNNLYLTTFVLTFASVAIGTVLPCPAHSVDSDTHLNEQKQQQLQQAKREEDKEKQT from the coding sequence ATGAGAGCCGTGGCCAGAAATAGACTAATGAACAACTTGTACCTCACGACGTTTGTGCTGACGTTTGCGTCCGTCGCTATAGGGACAGTCTTGCCGTGTCCCGCACACTCTGTCGACTCAGACACACATCTGAATGAACAAAAACAGCAGCAGCTGCAGCAAGCTAAAAGGGAGGAAGACAAGGAGAAGCAAACGTGA
- the MIY2 gene encoding ubiquitinyl hydrolase 1 (ancestral locus Anc_6.195), whose protein sequence is MTESLQFTIKNIEIKGTPFKILLQNENGPCALLAIVNLLLISPQHKRINYSLTELLEKKTSTVSLDEVNQVLANIALQSNTEMKGSNGADMDQLLELLPHLHTGLNINPKFDGTFEDSNEMALFRMFKIPIVHGWVIETLSKYSYESAQQVLLKAAEGDEEAVGEATLIQLFFDETGTQLTQNGLAYLNTILEEKGFVVLFRNDHFSTIYKENNQLYSLVTDLGYRRRKDIVWENIKSIDGSEDTFCDGNLDTIDLKMGGEEKDFKIKKNDNNKNNEFDPELTSKSLKEEMLQIENDKEIAKQLQQEEDMKSKRKSQKKKKVVKRQSSAIPTPKKDPIAEKKTSATDCVVM, encoded by the coding sequence ATGACCGAATCATTACAGTTTACAATTAAAAACATAGAAATCAAGGGGACACCGTTTAAAATACTTCTTCAGAATGAGAACGGGCCCTGTGCATTGCTAGCCATTGTCAATCTACTGTTGATCTCACCTCAACATAAGCGCATAAACTACTCACTAACTGAGCTTCTAGAAAAGAAGACTAGTACGGTATCCCTTGATGAAGTGAATCAAGTATTAGCCAACATTGCCCTACAGAGCAACACTGAAATGAAAGGTAGTAATGGGGCTGATATGGAtcaattattggaattgcTACCGCACTTACATACGGGTTTAAACATTAATCCCAAGTTCGATGGTACTTTTGAAGATTCGAATGAAATGGCTTTGTTTCGAATGTTCAAGATACCCATTGTTCATGGTTGGGTCATTGAAACCTTATCTAAGTATTCGTACGAATCTGCCCAACAGGTTTTATTGAAGGCAGCTGAGGGTGATGAGGAAGCAGTAGGGGAAGCTActttaattcaattatttttcGATGAGACTGGCACTCAACTGACGCAGAACGGGCTAGCATATTTAAATACCATTTTGGAGGAAAAGGGATTTGTGGTATTGTTTAGGAATGATCATTTCTCCACCATTTATAAGGAGAATAACCAATTATATTCTTTAGTCACAGATCTAGGCTATAGAAGACGTAAAGACATCGTTTGGGAAAAcattaaatcaattgatgGATCTGAAGATACGTTCTGTGACGGTAATTTAGACACTATAGACTTGAAGATGGGcggagaagaaaaagattttaagatcaagaaaaatgataataataaaaataatgaatttgatccGGAGCTGACCAGTAAATCCTTAAAGGAGGAAATGTTGCAAATTGAAAACGATAAAGAAATAGCTAAACAGCTACAGCAAGAGGAAGATATGAAATCAAAAAGGAAGAgccagaagaagaaaaaagtaGTGAAGAGACAGTCAAGTGCAATTCCGACTCCAAAAAAGGATCCAATAGCGGAGAAAAAAACATCTGCTACTGATTGTGTGGTTATGTAA
- the NAB3 gene encoding Nab3p (ancestral locus Anc_6.193): MIRRPKQPVHKHKQTIMSANELKETDMNTEEGQEQQIESVPEAPESSNVAATQENKESEEDDSADDDENTNLYSDDNNGNSGDDADNSESVATEQDNKDKDAPSEDDDDEDDASDSDESEEATSDVADQDEADSETESNEAANASDNGDEDESSEEQDETSEQAEPINNEEKNTSETVNTEDTPADDTENVDHHLLHKQANYIMESGMLNRPEFQNLDDKQKITAIVNLLNSNPITQLNITKPDAIENVIPPPKPTMTVNEETQRPLSDAERRRLAPRPDLRNPMTPEERERYSVYLRGENKITEMHNIPAKSRLFIGNLPLKNVSKEDLFRIFSPYGHILQINIKNAFGFIQYNNPQSVKDAIELESDEINFDKKLILEVSSSNSRPQFDHGDHGTNSSTTFISSAKRPFDNDEEDDTANMYNDIGVKRSKKRVPSCVIYVKRTADRNYANDVFKKFKDRTSLETDMIFLRPRMDLRKLVNDAAYDGVWGVIFINKTHNVDIQTFYEGPHGETKFDEYVGVSVDDAVAIFINLKTSRNNIRPPMGSQYNYDNQMNMGGPPPQGPAHQQGYYNSYGMPPQQGPPPPQQNYYSNYSAPPPQQQGYNAPPMDQGYGRYQGGMPPQQQMGQGYGRYQNSSMAPPPPQQQQPPPPMQASQQNQLTNLLGNTSNTSNPNPMDQQQLLSAIQNLPPNVVSSLLAAAQQQQQQQQQPQTQQQLIGLIQSMQNQPPQQQTGYPQLNQASPPPPMGNNYASQKISPPPSEQPAPTQQSPPGNNVQSLLDSLAKLQK; the protein is encoded by the coding sequence aTGATTAGAAGACCTAAACAACCAGTACACAAACACAAGCAAACAATAATGTCAGCCAATGAACTCAAGGAAACTGACATGAATACAGAAGAGGgacaagaacaacaaattGAATCTGTCCCTGAAGCTCCCGAATCCTCAAATGTGGCCGCCACTCAAGAGAATAAGGAGAGTGAGGAGGACGATAGTGCGGATGATGACGAAAACACTAATTTATACTCCGATGATAACAACGGTAACAGTGGAGATGATGCTGATAATAGTGAGTCAGTTGCCACTGAACAAGAcaataaagataaagaCGCACCTTCAGAggatgatgacgatgaggaTGATGCTTCTGACTCCGATGAGAGTGAGGAAGCCACTTCGGATGTAGCTGATCAAGACGAAGCTGATAGTGAAACTGAATCTAACGAAGCTGCAAATGCGAGCGATAatggtgatgaagatgaatcctctgaagaacaagatgaaaCGTCTGAACAAGCGGaaccaataaataatgaagaaaaaaacacTTCCGAAACTGTAAATACAGAAGATACACCAGCTGATGATACTGAAAATGTagatcatcatcttctacACAAACAAGCAAACTATATTATGGAAAGTGGAATGCTAAATCGCCcagaatttcaaaatttagaTGACAAACAAAAGATCACAGCAATtgtgaatttattaaactCAAACCCAATTACACAGCTGAATATCACAAAGCCTGAtgccattgaaaatgttatCCCACCTCCAAAACCTACAATGACagttaatgaagaaacacAAAGACCACTATCTGATGCTGAAAGGAGAAGATTAGCTCCAAGACCAGATTTGAGAAATCCAATGACTCCAGAAGAGCGTGAAAGATATTCTGTCTATCTACGTGGTGAAAATAAGATTACTGAAATGCATAATATTCCTGCTAAGTCTAGACTTTTCATTGGAAATTTACCCTTAAAGAATGTTTCAAAGGAAGATTTATTTAGAATTTTTTCACCATATGGACACATCCTTCAAATCAACATCAAAAATGCATTTggatttattcaatataaTAATCCACAAAGTGTTAAAGATGCAATTGAATTAGAATCAGATGAGATTAATTTtgataagaaattaatCCTTGAAGTTTCAAGTTCAAATAGTCGTCCTCAATTCGATCATGGTGATCATGGTACCAATAGCAGTACTACATTTATTTCATCTGCTAAACGTCCCTTTgacaatgatgaagaagatgatacTGCTAACATGTATAATGATATTGGTGTTAAAAGGTCAAAGAAACGTGTCCCATCTTGTGTCATTTATGTGAAAAGGACAGCCGATCGTAATTATGCTAATGATgtcttcaagaaatttaagGACCGTACCTCATTAGAAACTGATATGATCTTTTTAAGACCAAGAATGGATTTGAGAAAATTGGTTAATGATGCGGCTTATGATGGTGTCTGGGGAGTGATTTTCATAAATAAGACTCATAATGTTGATATCCAAACATTTTATGAAGGTCCACATGGGGAAActaaatttgatgaatatgTCGGTGTTTCTGTTGATGATGCCGTGGCtatctttattaatttgaaaacttcaagaaataatattcgTCCACCAATGGGTAGTCAGTATAATTATGACAATCAAATGAATATGGGGGGTCCACCTCCTCAAGGTCCTGCCCATCAACAAGGTTACTATAATAGTTATGGCATGCCTCCACAACAAGGTCCTCCACCTCCACAACAGAACTATTATAGCAATTACAGTGCACCACCTCCCCAACAACAAGGCTATAATGCACCACCAATGGATCAAGGATATGGTCGCTACCAAGGCGGTATGCCAcctcaacaacaaatgGGTCAAGGCTATGGTAGATATCAAAATTCCTCAATGGCCCCACCACctccacaacaacaacaaccacCTCCACCAATGCAAGCATCTCAACAAAATCAACTTACAAATCTACTGGGTAATACTTCCAATACCAGTAATCCAAATCCAATGgatcaacaacaacttcTATCAGCCATTCAAAACCTACCTCCAAACGTTGTTTCCAGTTTATTAGCTGCTgctcaacaacaacagcaacaacagcagcaaccTCAAACACAACAGCAATTGATTGGTTTAATTCAATCAATGCAGAACCAaccaccacaacaacaaaccGGGTATCCACAATTAAATCAAGCCAGCCCTCCCCCACCAATGGGTAATAATTATGCTAGTCAAAAGATTTCTCCACCACCATCCGAACAGCCAGCACCAACTCAACAGAGTCCACCTGGCAATAACGTTCAAAGCTTGCTTGATAGTTTGGCTAAATTACAGAAATGA